One window of Carassius auratus strain Wakin chromosome 17, ASM336829v1, whole genome shotgun sequence genomic DNA carries:
- the LOC113117804 gene encoding zinc finger and BTB domain-containing protein 18.2-like, with amino-acid sequence MEFPDHSRQLLQCLSQQRHQGFLCDCTVLVGDTRFRAHRAVLASCSMYFHLFYHDQPDKRDVVHLNSDIVTAPAFGLLLEFMYEGKLEFGALPAEDVLAAASYLHMYDIVKVCKGKLKDKEQNDTDCGGQKANGHPEGSPDLVGVNYVSAEAEACVRTAGKTKADVSSSSVPVSQRSDDTERALDLSFKPLSSRDGFHPSFVSGQLALDSQQQGTEPLVKDEHDLLSEQEDGDPVSPESQRFGSSVVTGFTALFAENKAPDDELMEEERALRVRPEHHLRDSEGEDEDDLASSDISTSSGVLLPQVCVCPLCSKVFPSPHVLQLHLSSHFKEKDGVRSKLSPDGSVPTCSQCGKTFSCMYTLKRHERTHSGEKPYTCAQCGKSFQYSHNLSRHAVVHTREKPHACKWCERRFTQSGDLYRHIRKFHCGLVKTLAIG; translated from the coding sequence ATGGAGTTCCCAGACCACAGCCGGCAGTTACTGCAGTGTCTGAGTCAGCAGAGACACCAGGGCTTCCTCTGCGACTGCACTGTGCTGGTGGGAGACACACGCTTCAGAGCCCACCGAGCCGTCCTGGCCTCGTGCAGCATGTACTTCCACCTCTTCTACCACGACCAGCCGGACAAGAGAGACGTGGTGCATCTGAACAGCGACATCGTGACGGCGCCGGCGTTCGGGCTGCTGCTGGAGTTCATGTACGAGGGAAAGCTGGAGTTCGGCGCTCTTCCGGCGGAGGACGTCCTGGCGGCAGCCAGCTACCTGCACATGTACGACATCGTGAAAGTCTGCAAAGGAAAGCTGAAGGATAAGGAGCAGAATGACACAGATTGCGGCGGGCAGAAGGCGAACGGTCACCCCGAAGGGTCCCCGGACCTTGTAGGTGTCAATTATGTGTCAGCCGAGGCCGAGGCCTGTGTCCGAACAGCTGGAAAAACAAAAGCTGATGTCAGTAGTTCATCCGTCCCGGTGTCCCAGAGGTCGGATGACACGGAGCGAGCGCTGGATTTATCTTTCAAGCCTCTGTCGAGTCGAGACGGCTTCCACCCCTCCTTCGTCTCGGGACAGCTGGCCCTCGACAGCCAGCAGCAGGGCACCGAGCCACTTGTTAAAGACGAACATGACTTGCTGTCAGAGCAGGAGGACGGTGATCCGGTGAGCCCGGAGAGCCAGCGCTTTGGGAGTTCAGTGGTGACAGGGTTCACTGCCCTCTTCGCTGAAAACAAGGCTCCGGACGACGagctgatggaggaggagagagcGCTGCGTGTGCGTCCAGAGCACCACCTCCGGGACAGCGAGGGCGAGGATGAGGACGACCTGGCGTCCTCCGACATCTCCACGTCCAGCGGCGTTCTCCTCCCGCAGGTCTGCGTGTGTCCGCTCTGCAGCAAGGTCTTCCCGAGCCCACACGTGCTCCAGCTCCACCTCAGCTCGCACTTCAAGGAGAAAGACGGCGTTCGCTCCAAGCTCTCGCCCGACGGCTCCGTCCCGACCTGCTCGCAGTGCGGCAAGACCTTCTCCTGCATGTACACGCTGAAGCGGCACGAGCGCACGCACTCCGGCGAGAAGCCGTACACCTGCGCACAGTGCGGGAAGAGCTTCCAGTACTCACACAATCTGAGCCGGCACGCCGTGGTGCACACGCGAGAGAAGCCACACGCGTGTAAGTGGTGCGAGCGGCGCTTCACTCAGTCCGGAGATCTGTACCGACACATACGCAAGTTCCACTGCGGCCTCGTCAAGACGCTCGCCATCGGATAA
- the LOC113117823 gene encoding apoptosis regulatory protein Siva: protein MPKRSCPFSESFSSQSKVHVGQKEINNRGVLGLKYRQEIYEKTKELLFSGTKAVMSRLWRTDAEEKEADVLVSSQTLLRGQTRIGPDGRLQRADAAPGGAAAPSACCVCQRVSGSRKACSRCERHACAACFQQCNICSERCCSVCTVTDYSERYERVLCCGCSS from the exons ATGCCCAAGCGCTCCTGTCCGTTCAGCGAGAGCTTCTCCTCGCAGAGTAAAGTCCACGTTGGTCAGAAGGAGATCAACAACCGCGGAGTTTTAGGACTCAAATACAGACAAGAGATTTATG AAAAGACCAAAGAGCTGCTCTTCAGCGGGACTAAAGCCGTGATGTCTCGTCTCTGGAGGACTGATGCGGAGGAGAAGGAGGCTGATGTGCTGGTGTCCAGTCAGACACTTCTCCGAGGACAGACACGCATCGGTCCAGACGGACGATTACAGAGAGCAGACGCTGCTCCAG GTGGTGCAGCGGCTCCTTCAGCGTGTTGTGTGTGTCAGAGGGTCTCGGGTTCGAGGAAGGCGTGCTCTCGGTGCGAGCGTCACGCGTGTGCAGCGTGTTTCCAGCAGTGCAACATCTGCTCTGAACGCTGCTGCTCCGTGTGCACCGTCACAGA TTACAGTGAGCGTTACGAGCGCGTCCTCTGCTGTGGATGTTCGTCCTGA